From Chryseobacterium salivictor, a single genomic window includes:
- a CDS encoding GNAT family N-acetyltransferase: protein MSKLEEQFHFRKAVSDDKETIWKILQQAIERRKNDGSTQWQDGYPNPETIENDIQKNYGFVLTSDHDILGYVAVISDIEPAYESIEGKWLSDGKYIVVHRVAVSRESAGKGIATHIFKEIEKFALSQNILSIKVDTNFDNYPMLKILEKLGYQYCGEVYFRNAARKAFEKLLDWQS, encoded by the coding sequence ATGTCAAAATTAGAAGAACAGTTCCATTTTAGGAAAGCAGTTTCAGATGATAAAGAAACAATCTGGAAAATCCTGCAACAAGCCATTGAAAGGCGGAAAAATGACGGAAGCACCCAATGGCAAGACGGCTATCCTAATCCGGAAACAATAGAAAATGATATTCAAAAGAATTACGGATTTGTCTTAACCTCGGATCATGACATTCTGGGATATGTAGCAGTGATTTCCGACATCGAACCTGCTTACGAAAGTATCGAAGGAAAATGGCTGTCTGATGGAAAATACATCGTAGTTCACCGTGTCGCAGTTTCCAGGGAATCTGCAGGAAAAGGAATTGCCACCCACATTTTTAAAGAAATTGAAAAATTTGCCCTTTCACAAAATATTTTGAGTATTAAAGTAGATACTAACTTCGATAATTATCCGATGCTGAAAATTTTAGAGAAACTGGGTTACCAATATTGTGGTGAAGTTTATTTTCGGAACGCTGCCAGAAAAGCATTTGAAAAATTGCTGGATTGGCAGTCATAA
- a CDS encoding acyl-ACP desaturase, with product MYNKMMRLEVMRTLGKNVDEFIDSYLTPVEKIWQPTDFLPDPSADSFKYDVEELQTYAQEMGYDLFVTLIGDCITEEALPSYESWIMGIDGVNQEERTGWSQWVRSWTAEENRHGDLLNKYLYLCGRVNMREVEITTQYLIQDGFDIGTTMDPYRNFVYTSFQETATNISHRRVGSLAKQSGNTKLSRMCGVIAADEARHAKAYKHFVTKILELDPSEMMLAFEDMMRKKIVMPAHLMRESGQKAGELWGHFSDAAQRAMVYTGQDYINILSELLEDWKIEHITGLTESAEKAQEYLMKLPGRLQRITDRISTPDQEYQFKWIKS from the coding sequence ATGTATAATAAAATGATGAGATTAGAAGTAATGAGAACTTTAGGCAAAAATGTCGACGAGTTTATTGACTCCTATCTAACTCCAGTAGAAAAAATATGGCAACCCACTGATTTTTTGCCGGATCCGTCTGCAGATAGTTTTAAATATGATGTTGAAGAACTGCAAACTTATGCACAGGAAATGGGTTACGATCTTTTTGTAACTTTAATAGGTGATTGTATTACCGAAGAGGCATTGCCTAGTTATGAGTCGTGGATTATGGGGATTGACGGCGTAAACCAGGAAGAAAGAACCGGATGGTCACAATGGGTAAGAAGCTGGACCGCAGAAGAAAACCGCCACGGCGATCTGCTCAATAAATATTTATACTTATGCGGCCGTGTAAATATGCGCGAAGTTGAAATCACGACGCAATATTTGATTCAGGACGGTTTTGATATCGGAACGACGATGGATCCATACCGCAATTTTGTTTATACCAGTTTTCAAGAAACGGCGACTAATATTTCCCACAGAAGAGTAGGATCCTTGGCAAAACAAAGCGGAAACACAAAACTTTCCAGAATGTGTGGGGTGATTGCTGCTGATGAAGCGCGACATGCAAAAGCGTACAAACATTTTGTGACCAAAATTCTCGAACTCGATCCTTCAGAAATGATGTTGGCTTTCGAAGATATGATGCGAAAAAAAATAGTAATGCCTGCCCATTTAATGCGCGAATCCGGTCAGAAAGCTGGCGAACTTTGGGGACATTTCTCAGATGCAGCACAGCGCGCCATGGTTTATACAGGACAGGATTACATCAATATTTTATCAGAACTTCTGGAAGACTGGAAAATCGAACATATTACCGGATTGACGGAATCTGCGGAAAAAGCACAGGAATATTTAATGAAACTGCCGGGAAGATTACAAAGAATCACCGACAGAATTTCAACGCCTGATCAGGAATACCAATTCAAATGGATTAAATCGTAG
- a CDS encoding BT0820 family HAD-type phosphatase has protein sequence MKNSKKLAIDFDGTIVDDGYPGIGKTKTFAFETLKKLQSEGYRLILWTYRHGKTLEEAVEFCKKNGVEFYAVNSSFEGEIFDHENASRKIDADLFIDDRNLGGFPGWGEIYNIINERIEFRVDGKEVLAYSKIKKDKKKGLFW, from the coding sequence ATGAAAAACAGTAAAAAACTTGCTATCGATTTTGACGGTACAATCGTAGATGATGGATATCCCGGAATTGGAAAAACAAAAACTTTTGCTTTTGAAACCCTAAAAAAACTACAGTCGGAAGGTTACAGACTGATTCTCTGGACTTATCGGCATGGCAAAACTTTGGAGGAAGCAGTTGAGTTTTGCAAAAAAAATGGCGTTGAGTTTTATGCGGTTAATTCAAGTTTTGAAGGCGAAATTTTCGATCATGAAAATGCGTCCCGAAAAATTGATGCCGACCTTTTCATCGACGACCGGAACCTTGGTGGATTCCCAGGTTGGGGCGAAATCTACAATATCATTAACGAAAGAATCGAATTCCGTGTAGATGGCAAAGAAGTCCTGGCTTATTCGAAAATAAAAAAAGATAAAAAGAAAGGATTGTTCTGGTAA
- the gpmI gene encoding 2,3-bisphosphoglycerate-independent phosphoglycerate mutase: MSKKAILAILDGWGIGLDPKVSAIAQAHTPFIDSCYEKFPHTTLEASGIAVGLPFGQMGNSEVGHMNLGAGRVVYQNLVKLNMAVENATLGKENTITRAFEYALENNKNVHFIGLVSDGGVHSHINHLKGLLTAAHEFGLDKNVYVHAFTDGRDCDPHSGKGFIQELLDHMKASTGQLATVVGRYYAMDRDKRWERVKLAYDAMVNGIGEPTRDVLEAIENSYNQEITDEFLKPIICLKDNSLPVAKIENDDVVFCFNFRTDRGREITEVLSQKEFPEYGMHPLNLYYVTMTNYDKKYNNVHVVFDEEVLHETMGEVLEKNGRTQIRVAETEKYPHVTFFFSGGREAEFVGESRLLCPSPKDVPTYDFKPEMSAYDITEKILPKIEQESADFICLNFANTDMVGHTGIFSAAVKAAEVVDECISKVATTAYEHGYAVFILADHGNSDVMLNADGSPNTQHSTNLVPLIVMDKDRNWKLKPGKLGDVAPSILKVMGIEIPPIMTGEVLVS; the protein is encoded by the coding sequence ATGTCAAAAAAAGCCATTTTAGCGATACTCGACGGTTGGGGAATAGGATTGGATCCCAAAGTTTCTGCCATTGCTCAGGCCCATACTCCCTTTATCGATTCCTGTTATGAAAAATTCCCGCATACTACGCTGGAAGCGAGTGGGATTGCTGTAGGATTGCCTTTCGGACAAATGGGAAACTCTGAAGTTGGGCACATGAACTTAGGAGCCGGAAGAGTTGTTTACCAAAATTTGGTAAAACTCAATATGGCGGTTGAAAATGCTACTTTAGGAAAGGAAAATACGATCACCAGAGCGTTTGAATATGCTTTAGAAAATAATAAAAATGTTCATTTCATAGGTTTAGTTTCAGATGGTGGGGTACATTCCCATATTAATCATTTGAAAGGTTTGCTCACCGCTGCTCACGAATTTGGTTTAGACAAAAACGTTTACGTTCATGCCTTTACTGATGGCCGGGATTGCGACCCACATTCAGGAAAAGGTTTTATACAGGAACTCCTGGATCATATGAAAGCCAGCACCGGACAGTTGGCAACGGTTGTTGGAAGATATTACGCCATGGACCGTGATAAAAGATGGGAACGTGTAAAATTGGCTTACGACGCAATGGTCAATGGAATAGGCGAACCGACCAGAGATGTTCTGGAAGCGATCGAAAACTCTTATAACCAGGAGATTACCGATGAGTTTTTGAAACCAATTATTTGTCTGAAAGACAACAGTTTACCAGTTGCCAAGATTGAAAATGATGATGTCGTATTTTGCTTTAATTTCAGAACAGACCGTGGTCGGGAAATTACAGAAGTTCTTTCACAAAAGGAGTTTCCTGAATATGGAATGCATCCGTTGAATCTGTATTATGTCACGATGACTAACTATGATAAAAAGTATAATAATGTTCATGTAGTTTTCGACGAAGAAGTTTTACACGAAACGATGGGTGAAGTATTAGAAAAAAACGGCAGAACCCAAATCCGTGTTGCAGAAACAGAAAAATATCCTCATGTAACCTTTTTCTTTTCCGGTGGAAGAGAAGCAGAATTCGTCGGAGAAAGCCGGTTGTTGTGTCCAAGCCCTAAAGATGTTCCTACTTATGACTTTAAACCGGAAATGTCTGCGTACGATATTACCGAAAAAATACTTCCAAAAATTGAACAGGAATCGGCAGATTTTATCTGTTTAAATTTCGCCAACACCGATATGGTTGGCCATACCGGCATTTTTTCCGCCGCAGTTAAAGCCGCGGAAGTTGTAGATGAGTGCATTTCGAAAGTTGCAACTACCGCTTATGAACATGGTTATGCCGTTTTTATCCTCGCAGACCACGGGAATTCAGATGTAATGCTGAACGCTGATGGAAGTCCTAATACGCAGCATTCAACAAACTTAGTCCCTTTAATCGTTATGGATAAAGACAGAAACTGGAAGTTAAAACCCGGGAAATTAGGTGATGTCGCACCATCAATTCTGAAAGTGATGGGAATTGAAATTCCTCCTATAATGACCGGAGAAGTATTAGTAAGTTAA